AGCAACAATCATCTATTTCATTTCCCTCTTCCGATGGAATCCTTCAAGCTATATCAATCAGTTGCCAGCTGCTGTCCCTGCCATTTGTTGTGATCTCCGCCTGACCAGTCGTCTGGCGATACTCAGGCGCTGCAGCCAGCCATAGCCTGCGTCTCAGTAAACCAAAACGGACTCCATCGTGATCGTATCTCATTTGCTCGCACTGTTGGCGTTCGCCGCATTGGTGGCCTGGATCTGGGAAGCCGTCTGGCTAGCAGGCTCCAAAGTCCGTCGCGCCAGCCTGGATCTATTAAAAATAcgatataattattatttataaaatgctGTATTCAGTTTTCCACTTACTTTATCTGCCCAGCAAGCAATGGATTGATAGCATACAGCCAGTCGTGTACTTCCTTGTCACCAAGGGTTTGCAACAGATAGCCACGATGCTTGGTCACCACACTAAAGAAAAACCGAAGTAATATTTAGCAATGCATGTCTACTTCTAAAGTGGCAATCAAACTGACCTGAATGTGTTGGGTATCTTGACCATGGCCGCCTGGTCCTCGCTGCACTCCACATGCGCAGTGGCCAGATTAAGGACAGCCCGTTCAACGGGATCCTTCTCCGAGCGGTAGATAAACACGTAAGGACGACGGACGATCTATTTAACCCAAACTCAAGGTTAGACTACACTTTAAAACATTCAGGGTGGAATACATACCACCCAGCGCTTCTTCCAGCCGGAACCGCCGTGCTCCAGGACATTCAACAGACCCTTGCGAGCCACCACAGGACTCACGCGAATCTCCTCCAGTTCCGGCACATAGAGACGGAGGGGAAGAGCCGGCTGAGTAGCCGGAGCAGGTGCCTCCCAGCCGTTTGGAGCATCAGCTCGATCCGGTGAACATAATCTGATTGGGGAAATTAAAGGTTGTTAGTCAAACGCCTCGCTTAAGAGTTGGTTTAGATTTATAGGTTCTCTGGATAGAACAGAAAATTACCTGCGTCGAATTACAAATTTGTTGTTTCTAATTGTGTAAAAGAAAACCgaaaggaaaataaacaaataaagtaTTGGAAGTTTCGTTTTTGAGTATCTCGAGTTATTAGGAAAATGTATGGTGGTGTGTGGTTATCGTTAGTTTTTGCACTGCGATGATCGAATGGTGGGCAATTACAGGGAAGCAGCTGGCAGCAGAAGCAATAAAGGCTGGGAAACAAGTGGAAATGGTTGTTAACAGCTTCAGTTGCTTTTGGTTTGTAGGATGGTTTGGTTTAAATCCCTctgcttgctgctgctgccggccTTGCTGATGATTTCGGTCATGGCAACGGGCATCGACGAGGATCATATCCTGAACCATGATGTGGACCCGGATCCGGGCCGCATGAAGTACATATGGAATCCGTTTTCGGGATTTTGCGGCGAGAATGCCACCATGGTGAGGTGTGCTGGAGTTTGCCCCGAAACCTGTGCCTTCAAATCGCTCAAGTGTCCTAAATATTGCGGTGTAAATTGCGTATGCAAACCTGACTATGTCTTTGACGAAAAATTGCAACTGTGCATCCTAAAAACTGATTGTCCTCCAGACATGAACCAATTGGTTGTGGAAACTCATCGCGTTTTTCAGTAAAAACCACAAAATATTTCTGTGTTATAATAAGACAATAAACAAATGCTTGCAACTAAAAGAAGTAATCTAGTCTTATGAAATCTCTAGCTGCGAATGACTTATAAGCAATAGTAATTAGTGCTTGGTGACCCTAACAAATTGCCATTTTACAGCAATTCTAACACAGTCCTAATGTGGAACACTTTTCTcagtttattattataatttttcaaTGATGGCATGGCCGAGAGTTTATTTGGTCGTACAGCTTATTGGAATTCTCCTTCAAAAACATGTACTGATAGCAGATAATTCTGCAGAGGACCAGATTACCTGGCCGGACGACGTTGGAGAGCCTAACTTGGAATCTGAGTTGACCTGGCCCAATGAACTTCCAGTAACAGTAACGAGTGGCATGACTTTTCGCACCGCTCGAACCTTAGATCATTTCGATGCTTTGAGAGACGATGACGAGTTCATGGAGAACCCGCATAAAAAGGTTTTTGACGAATTCGATAGCCTGGAGCAAAGATACCACATCGTTCATCCAATAGGTGAAGAAATAGCCCTCAAGCGGATGCCGATCCCTGAGGAGAAGTATATCAAACAGCCCTTCAAATTCGGCTGCTGTCACAACTCCACAAATGTGGGATGTGCTGGCGTTTGTCCGGAGACTTGTGAGTACCGCTCCAAATACTGCGTACCGCTTTGCGGACCGCCCTGTCGCTGTAAGCGTGGATATGTCTACAATATTCCACACAACGCATGCACTCTGCGCTCCGACTGTCCCAAGGGGATCGTTCAGAGTAAGAACGGGATATACAGGGTGTTTTTGTGAGGTGGAGGATGTGAGGGAGTGATTTGGGTTAGTGTGGTGGACTGATATGTGCTGTGGTGTCGTGCCAATTTCGTTTGTTCCAATAAACCAAGAAAGCCGAATGGATGCAAGCTAACTAAGatgggtggtgctggtgtgGTGTTTATACGGGTGGTAAAACGACTACTCACTCCATGGAATTGCTGGAGATGCAGCTAACGGTCATGTCGGCACATCCCTCATCGCTAGGCGAAACATCCGACTGAGTTTGTGTATCGTTGGCCTCGCTCTTAGTATAGCGTCCTTCAATGAATTTAGAATTGAGTGAATGGAACGCTTGGTAAGTCTCAGTTTTAACTCACCCTGCACCAACTTTAAGCACTTAAGCATGAGATCCTGCTCTCGTTGGTTGTACTCGCGTTCTGGAATGATTTGCTGTGGGTCCTTGACCGGAGTCTGCGGCGATTGTGGAATGACCATATGTACGGGTGATGTGGCTGCCCGAGCTGCTAGATTGCATACATCCTTCTCGGTCTTGGTGGTCGGATTCGGGTTGGTGTCCATGCCCAGACGTTCGCGCAGCAAAAGCAAGTGCCGCATGCGTCCAACCTCTTCAAGTCTGGTGAGTTTCTCCAACTCCCACTGGTGGTCGAAGATCAGGGAGTCACCCCTTGGTCTCCAGCCGTGAAGATTCTCCTCGCCGCGCACATAAGTAGAGCTGGTGTCCAGCACTCGACGTTGACGCCTTTGTACACCTGCAAAGGCACCAAGAATTTGGGTAAGTGGGGGTCAGCTCTGAAGATTCGACAAGCGAGTGCAAGCGGACTGAGTACGAGTACAACTACATTGAGAATTGCTACCTGGACTACCTGCTTCGGATGCTCTGCGCAGTGCTAGCTCGTAAACCCCGGTTAGGCGATTGGCCTCCGGATTTCGGTACTGTCCCGAAAACAGATGCTTCAGAGAGCGCGGTCCGGTACGGGCGTCGCGTCCATAGATTACCATGCTCAGGTCCTTGGTAATTATGGCCGGGCGGGCGCAGTTCTCCAGCTAAGGAGTACATATACATTAAAAATgaacattaaattaaaatatactaACTTACCTCCAAGTAAGCGCTCAGGGTGATGTAGATGGTCTCACCGCCTTGAGAAACGCGGTTGAGCAGTGCCGAGTTGTGCAGACTAGAGTCCCAGGCAGCCTCAAAACGGTAGAACGATCTATCATCTCCGGGCACCTCCAAAGCCTCGCCTGGGAACAAGCCCAAAGATAAGACACAGGCGTCTTCATCCTGCTCATCGGATGACTCCGGAGTATTGCGGATACGTCCAACCACCAACTCATTTATGTCCTTCCACTTCACCTCGGTTGTGGGCTCATGTACAATAGTAATACGAATGCGCCGCTGGATGCCCTGATGCAAGAGGAACAGTCCGCGGCAGGGAagatcatcgctgtgctccaCCACCTGTTTACAAATTTAAGTTTGGATTATTGCGTGTGAGACTGGGATGATTACATTTGCGCCAAACTAACCGATGGCACATATTCTCCATTGGGAGCCAATTCACAGATTTCAAACCAAACCAGAACATCGTGCTTAGCCAAAACCGTAGACGTGGGTGCACAAGGTAGTGGTCCAAACTTGGGACTACGCACTGGCTGACTGATCGGTATGCTCGGTGGCAACATGCGACGTGGTGGTGGCCGGGAAACGAAATCCTGTTTGGCATCCTTATGCAATGGGTGCGTCTGGTAGTGCCCAAAGATCTTGAACATTATGGGTTGCGTTTTTAAATACTCGATGAAGGATTTGGTTACGGGTACAGTTATCTACAAAAGAGATAGCAGTTAATAATTGATATGGTGGAAAGCTCTTGGTATTGTAATCTTCCACTTACGTTCTGCACATGGTAGAAGCCTAGAGGAGCACCCGATGCCGAATTCTTGACGGGTTCGGTGGAGAACGCCTCCTCATGACGATGCAAAAAGCTGTGAAGATAACAGTTTATAAATCACAAGCCTAAAGTTAATTTCCAAAAGATTACTTACTTGAACTGGCAGAAGATATCGGCATATTCAGCCCCAATGCCAGTGGCCTGCAGAACAGTGACCCGGAAAGTAAACTCCTTGCCCACCTGCAGGTGCTCGCCAGGCTCCTCCGAATTTTCATGGCACTCGGATGCGGAGTTAGAGTCTATGCCACGACCAGAGTCCACATCCTCAAGTTCTTTTACAAATAATGAATATGAACTGTTAGTGATAACACTAGTGATATATATAGTGCGTAGAAACTCACCCTCCAACTTGCTGTCCAAACCACCATTGTCAATATAGCGCTGCACATCATCCTTTTCATTGAGAGCTCGGTACTTGGGCTTGGCATCATCCTCATTGAAAACCAAGCGAGCTGACTGCTTGACACCATTATTGAAATCAATGGACTCCTCATCCAGAACGGGCTGCACAGCAATCCTTAGGTATCCACGCACATCTCCGCGTTCATTGACAATGGCCACCTTGTGGACCAATGGCACTGGGTAGAGCAGGTTGCTCAGATAGATGAAGGAGCGACCCACCATGCGGAACCAGGGGAAGCGATCGTAGAAGGGATCTCCACCAGTGAGGCTCTCCACATTATAATCCGGTGAAGTGGGACTCATTTCGGCTTCGTTGTGGTACATCTCGCGCATCAGCTCCAAACGTTGCCTGAAAAACAGATACAAGAAATTAGAATCATGAAGTTAAcattgtatttgtattgggtatatattattaaaatattgcaTAGATAGAGAAGTGCGGGGAGAGCGCCACAGCAAGCTTAAGCCCAGATCCCAGATCAGAAGACAATATGGAAAGCCATgcaactacaactaaggaTAGTTTCTACACGTCTATATACAAATGAAACCTGCGGTCAAAGCAAACCTAGAAGGTATCAGATTGGCCAATGTGAGACGGCCCCGTTCGCTTTCGACTGGTGGCTCCACTGGGAGCAGCTGCGCCTGCTGGCCAGGATGATGGCTGGGTGGTGAGATCCATCCGCTCAATGCCTCCATGCCGGACGTATCGAACAGCATGGACGATGGTGGGCTCTCGACATTGTATATTTGTCTCATCAGCTCGAGGCGATAGCTTGTTTGTGTACGAAAATGATTTTGGGTGGGATTTGGGTTTCAGGGTTTGTCGGTGTGGATTTGGGATTCGTAGTAAAAGAACCGAAAAAGTACAAATCAACATTGGTTCAAACAAACCTAACAAGATGTCGGGGCTTTTGGCGAATGATGGCGATGAGACTTGAGTCGTAAATGGTGGCGGCGTGATCTTCGCTTTGTTTACAGCCAAAGTTATAAAATTAACCAACAAATTCTAGAGCGTTTGATAGAAACTAGAATCCATGAACTACAACCACCATGCACGTATTATTCAAATAATATTCAACTCAAATCAAAAGCCagctttttttaaattttaaccAAAGTGCAGAGAAGAATGAATGTGAGGAAGTAGCAGGAATTCACATGGATGTCCGGATTTGAAAGAACCTACCGTAACTTCTCCAGGGACCAGTGGTGAGTGGCTCCGTTCTTAGTATCGGTAACTTCGACGGCCACCAAGGTCTTAGAAACAGGTGGAGCTCCGAACTCATCCTCCTGATGCAAAGGAGCCACAGTGGAGGCCAGCTCAGGCGGCAAAGGGGAGTACAAGGTGTCGGTCAAGAGAGTAAATTGGAATTGTACCTGAAATGGATATTTAAGTAAATTAATTCCATATGTCAAATCTATTAAGTTAACTATTAGGCGTAAGCTCTGTACCTTCTTCTTTAACTCAACGGAAATGGCATTGGCTTCCTTAAGGAATATAGCATTGCCCCAGAGATCGTCTCGCAGGGAGGTGAATTGGTGGTAACGCCACTTGCGGAAAGCCCAGGCAGCCAAGCCAGCCTCTCTGGCTGTCCAGCAGGACTCGTACATAGGATTGTCTAAGGATTTTAGAATAATTACTAAATTGTTGTCTTAAATTCGTTGTCATGCACATACTATAGACGTCCTCCTCCTGGTGGAAATCCTCCGGCGAGTAGCTGCTGTACATTGACATTGTCATGGATTGCTCCTCCACTTGCTTCTGCAAAGCATCGATGCGAGCCTCGTACGTTTTGCGCTGCTCCTCGAACTGCTGATCGGCCTGAAGTTTCTCCCGCTTGTATTGCTCCTCCAAGTTGTCCAAACGCTTCTTCATTTCAGCTTTGAGATCAATGCCTTGCTTCTCGAGCAATTCGCACTGGGCAAAGTTCCAGTCCACCTGCTGGGTGTCTGTCTTCTCCACTTCGTTCTCAGCCTCATTTTCGGTCTCGATCTTATCCCGCAATTCGCGTGCCTGTTCCGGATTGGTAAAGCGGAAAACGTGGTTCTTTCCGAGAATCACGCGAGAGCCGGTCTTAAGAACCTCCGGCTCAACCAACTTGCGTCCATTTACATAGATGATGGCATCCTTGTGCGGCAGCAGGGTCACCGTGCTGTTCTTGTTCTCAAAGGTGCAGTGCTCCTTGAGGATGTGCGATCCGGAGAGCTGAATGTCCTGGGGAACATTTGCTTCATGGGTACCCAGCCGAGTTAGACCCTCCTTGATGTAGTAAAGCAGACACTCAGACAGATTGGGATCCTCGTTTAGGTTGACCAAATGCGGAGTCTTCTTGGGCGAGAATACGCCAACTGTTATGCCGTCTTCCTTGACAGCCACGCCCATTTCGGCGAAGACCGCCTCTCGCTGCACGCGAATCTCCTCGGTGCGCTTAAGTTTCTCCTCCCAGGTCTCGTTGAGTTCTGCGATGGATATGGGCATTTAAAGATTGGTATTTTAATGATTAGGTTTGGTAAAAGGGTGTTAGATTATCCCACTCACCTGCAATGAGTTTCTCGCTGGCCTGCAGCTGATCCACAGCCATCTCCGTTGTGGATCCATTGCGATTACGTGACTTAGTGGGCGACTTAATCACCGTGGACTTGGTGAGCTCATCCTCTGCAAATGCAAAAGTGGTATCAGAACAAAAAACATCTGACCATTTAGCGGTCACAAGCGCAGTGATAAGCGTGCTAGTTTTTAAAGGTATGATATACATAAAGATATATtggatacaatatttttgaTACGAAACGAAGCAGATGCCAATGGGATATGGTTATTTGGGGACTACTGCATAACTCGGGCATGTCCACTTTCTAGCCTTTAAGCAGTGCGGACTGCGAGGAGTTGGTGCCAGTCTTGTTTTGGACTTGGGCAACTGAAATTAACTATTTGGAAACTTATATCAGTCTCTTTGGTGTTTTATATGGCAACATAAAGAGGACTCGACTGTGATTATAGTATGGGTTATATAAGATTTTATTCGTCCTGAAGCGTATTGTTTAGAAGCTTTGACGGTACAGCACAATACAAATTcacacacagagagaaatgtatttttattggCAGTGGTTAGATTACAAAAGCAGTGCGTTTCATaactttaaattaattgcGAGGAAGTTTAATGAAAATTGAAGATGAAACGCAACCTTTTTAAGTATAGTTAACAAATATAAGCTTGCATTAGTCTCTGAAACGCACTGTacatttttgcatatttattgaATAACATTTGTTGCATGTGAAGCCTTTGGTTTTTCTTATAGCGCTGAGTTTCATATGACTTTACTTACTATTCGCATCGCGCTTCTCACACACCACTTTGCCATCGGGTCCTAAACGAAATAGGTTTGGTTTTGGGATCGGTTTTGCTTTTTTCTAGTATTTATAACTAGACTAGGACTAGAACTACCTTAGGCaggggtttttggtttgtttttcaaGTGTAGCGAGTAGTTTTGGAATGTGTGGCTGGGTTTAATGTACTCTAGCTTAGTTGAATATATTTTAACCAGATCTAGACTAGGTAAGACTACTTCCAACTTACCTTCCTGCACTTCAATGCCCTCGGCTTTGAGTAAGTCCCGCAGCTTCTGGATCTCCTCCTTGAGTTCGCGAATCAGCTTGGCATTGGCATCTTCATTGACCACAGCCTTGCAAACAATTTGCTTGGCACGATCCGCATAGCTATACAAAATTGGTATTAAGCATTGGGtctcatatttatttaaataataattataaattaccGCAGTGTGCTGAGGGTTTCATCGTAGTTAATATCTGCTGGCGAGATAGCTGCAATCATAGCTGTCTTCGAGTTTCCTCCCAAGTTTTCACGTAACAGCCAGGTCAAGGCCGAATCACGGTACGGAATAAAATCTGCCTTCTTCGCGTTCTTTTTCTTGGAAGCCTTccaaaattaataaatatattagcAACAATAAAAGGGTTTTAGAGATAAAGATAAACTTACAGACTATTGAATACCCAGGCAGCaagaaaatgcatttattttattagcaTAAAGTTAGTTTAAAATTGAGATATAGACTTTGAGAACTTACCACTTCCGCCAAAGCTGAAATAACTTTGCCCAATGTGGTCAAGGACTTGTTAATGTTGGCTCCCTCCTTCAAGCGGGTGCCCTTAGCACCAGTGGAATCCGCTCGTTCCGACCCGGCCAAGTCCACCAAGCTAATCTTGGATACCTTTTCTGTGGTCAAATTGGTCATCAGATCATGACGACGTTGGGTAAAGAAGATTGTAAAGACGGCATGAGAGCGGGAACTGGTTTCGTTCATGTTAGTGGCTGCCACAGTTCTGAAAGTTATTTTAAGTTAtaatataatgaaatatgaaaaGATGCAAAacattattataataatactCACCGAGCTTTGTTGCCTTCATCAATGAGATCGTGAATGTCTTGGTAATCGGTAACGGCCAGTTTGGACAGATCCTCCACATAGGGACCCAAAAGAGGATGCTCCCTCACACGCAGATTGCCCTTATTTTTCGGATTCAGCAAATCCCTGACTCTCTCGCAATAGATTTCCATATAGGACACCTCAACCTAAAGTAATTGTTAAATTAGATGCTGGAAAATGAAAGATTGTTAAAAAGACGCACCGAGTACTTAAGGTCATCGGTCTCAGTATCCTGTATGCGAGTGAACAGATCCTTGCATATCATGGGTATTATGCCCTcttgctgctcctcctgcctGCCCATCATGGTATACGACTTTCCAGCTCCAGTCTGGCCGTAGGCAAAGATACAGACATTGTATCCATCGAAGGAGTGCTGTAACATCTCCTCGCCAATGTCCTTGTACACCATCGATTGTGTGGAGAAATCGGCATCGTGGTGCTGCGATACGAAAATGAATTTAAGTATAATTTTTTCTTGGATTCGAAATAAAACTTACATCATGTGACCAGTAGGAATAGTCAAAGTTGAAGCGCTTTACTGAATCGCTTGTGTTGGGCGGCACCTTTGGATTGGTGATGGCTGTCAGGACATAAGATGAAAGTATTTAATTAAGCAAAATCTAGAGTGTTTATGGGATTCTCACCCGTTGTGGCTCCTGCCATCTCGATGATGCATTTCGACTCCCTGGCTATTTCCCGCGAGTTGAAGGGGCGCACTCGCACCGCCACCTTAACCGACGACATCTTGTCCTTCCTCTCTGTGGGTGTCCTGGTTTCCGGTTAACTGGAGTGGAAATAGAGGAACGGGAATACTTTATAGACATTCGAGTCATTCGAGTGGGCTGCAAATTGGCCAGAGACTGCCACTGCCATCACTGACATTTTATAATTGCCCCAACTTTATGGTTATGTACTCGTCCACGATTTGTTTCTGTGGTAGCTCGAAGCTATGAGTCATGCCCCCGGCAACTCGCCAGGGAAATTTGAATTGAAGCCAGGGGTGGGGCTAAGAATTTATTATTTGCTGTCCTATATGTGCTATAAGTCGAAGACTAAGCCGAGTACATTGGCAACTATTTTATAATACATATTTCTTATGAAACAATAGACgtaaattaagtttttattgCTCGCGAAATATTTTAAGTGCGTTCTTTTTCATCTCTTGGTTTTGAATAAGTAGTAACAAAGTTATAAATTCGTTAcaattttgtttgatttaagttttgtttttcagtAATTTTATCACTTATCGTAATGGATTTTAATGCAAATAGTTTTCTTTGACCCGCAACCCTCTtgactcacacacacgcacatccACTCACACACTTGAAGCAGGGGGAAACATTCCACAATCCACAATGCTTCCAATAAAAACGCAGACGAGTGTCGGCCAATAGTCGAATGAGTCATCGAGCAAATACAAAAGCCAGAATAAAGAAAAGTACTCACACcccaaaaaagaaagaaaggtCCCTTTAAAGGCGATGTATTACGCgtattttcaatatatttctTAACTTTCTTGAAACAAATAACTACCTTTTATGGGAATAAATTACCTTTAGTTAAGGCCAAACGATTGCTGGCTTATAGGGCGGCTATATCCTTAAAGCTCATTATAGCACAAGTTGTAAGGGATCTTAGCACTTTTTCGATTGCACTTATCTGTGATTTGAATTTTAGTTAATGTTTGATAAGGCAAAATAGATTTTTTCGTTTGTCActctttgttttatttattaactttCTAGTGGTAATTTCACTTGACCAACTGAGAAATTCTTTCACTCGCGTACACTAGCGTCCTGAAATATTGTGAAACCAAGTTTAGAAACCATTCCAATGCGCAGCTGTGAGAatttctctctctttctcgtCCTTTCTCTCTCTTTGTTTACCTGACCAAAATACTTTtgtttatgttattttttCTGTCCTTTCAATTTTCCGAACAAACTGTCAAAGCAAATGTGCAACAGCCTGCAGTAAAAAGTCTCCACAGAAAGATTAGCGCAGAAGCGCGAGACAGGAGAAATGCGGAGAGAAGACAGAGAAAGGCGAGAGAATTATAGAGAGTGTGGGAGCGAAAGTGGGATAGGATATGCTAAATATTTGTgttatgtattttatttattttttatgatatGCAGACTGACGCTGGTTGAAGGCGCACGAAACGATAAAAGAACGTCTTTAAGAAATCAAAATCAGGCTATATCCTTTTCGAGAATGTCCACTTCTCAACGTCCTGGGCTCGTTTTACCTGACCAGGCTCTTGAAAATTTATTCGACACAGTCAACCCTCATTTGCACTTGAGAAACGAACTAAGCACTCGAGGTCCTCGCTTTTGTTGCCTTCTGCGTCATATTTTTTATGGCTTCCTGCGGGGCAACACGGCGGGCACTTAATACCGTATGCAGGACCTCTCACCACACTCATATGCGCGCCCGTCTCATTCGTGGGTAATATCCTTCGCTTGCGTTCTTCTTGAcctttattaataaattttcaagttgcCTTTGCCATGGACACCGAGCCAGGAAATCTCTACACTCTACACACACACTATGCACACTACTCTGGAGGCCACTGTACACTAGATGATGGGGGGCAAAAAGTAGCGAATCAAAATTATGTAAAACGTAATTATGGGCTATGTTTTATCGAGAATTTTGAAATGTTTGGTCGAGCGAATTGAtgaaattttgcaaatatatTTTGAAGCATTTACCAATTGATTTTCTGtttcgttttattatttttcggGGCATTATACTCATTAACCCATGGAACTCAAaatattttctgttttagGAACATTTGTGGTTGTTGCTGATAGTCcgttggttgttgttgttgctgcatttCTTGGTCTGGCTGGTGTTCTTGTGTGTAATTGAATACTAGTACAAAGCTATCCAACATGGATCGCTTGGAGGTGGTTGCGAAAATAATGGACAGCACCAGAATTGTTGTTAACAATAGGGCGAAAAACAATAGGTAACCAAAAGCGCACATTCGCGTAGCTTCTTCTTCTTGACTTGGCTAAAGGATTCTTgaacatatattatatatatagatatatatatgtaggctctcgtatatgtgtatatatgtgtagGGGTCTGCCTTTCTGTATAACAGCGAAAAATTTTCACTCCATTTTTTGGGGGACAAATAATTGATAAAGTTTTAGTTTGCCACTGTATCgaattgttttatttgaaactTGTTAGTTGCTTTACTTGGCTGCGCTTTGTTTAAACGGTTGGGCAACTTTTCGCTGATGAAAACTCTGGGCTTTTCTGCACAAAATCGATGGCCAGTCAGCGGAAGGCCTTAGGAAATGAAATTCGCGCACGACTCGAGACCAGAACGAACTGCACCCGTTAAGGGTAGACGACACAGTGAGCAGCTCTGGGAAAGTTCAGAGGATACGACGACGACCAGCCCACCAGCAGGACGCATGCGCCGCAATCCGGGCAAGAAACTGGAAGGGCAGCAACTGTGTGGGCTGCGAGGTGTATATGGGTATgcgaaaaatattttataaatttcataCACATAGCGTAAAAGGTCCGCAATAACAAAACGAACGCCTGTCATCCGCGGGCACAAggaatttcattattagcGCAAGGTGTCCACTTTTTCGGACAGCCACTGTGGCGACCCCCCAATTTTCCCCCGATGTTTGATCTTATTATGAGCCATTTCAGATAGCGCTGCCGGCACAGTGGCTATAGCGACGGCTTTATCCACCAGCTGATGACGTAAAGTGAATtctttttattgatttcccATCGCACCGAGACGCAGGACAAGCTTAGGCTTTTTATGTTACTCGGTAGTAGGTATTTGTATACTATATATTCTACGGCGTAATTACATTGACATTGAAATCTGACGGCGAGGCTGGGAGGGCAGTAAAAAG
This genomic interval from Drosophila mauritiana strain mau12 chromosome 2R, ASM438214v1, whole genome shotgun sequence contains the following:
- the LOC117135458 gene encoding kinesin-like protein unc-104 isoform X3, which encodes MSSVKVAVRVRPFNSREIARESKCIIEMAGATTAITNPKVPPNTSDSVKRFNFDYSYWSHDHHDADFSTQSMVYKDIGEEMLQHSFDGYNVCIFAYGQTGAGKSYTMMGRQEEQQEGIIPMICKDLFTRIQDTETDDLKYSVEVSYMEIYCERVRDLLNPKNKGNLRVREHPLLGPYVEDLSKLAVTDYQDIHDLIDEGNKARTVAATNMNETSSRSHAVFTIFFTQRRHDLMTNLTTEKVSKISLVDLAGSERADSTGAKGTRLKEGANINKSLTTLGKVISALAEVASKKKNAKKADFIPYRDSALTWLLRENLGGNSKTAMIAAISPADINYDETLSTLRYADRAKQIVCKAVVNEDANAKLIRELKEEIQKLRDLLKAEGIEVQEGPDGKVVCEKRDANKDELTKSTVIKSPTKSRNRNGSTTEMAVDQLQASEKLIAELNETWEEKLKRTEEIRVQREAVFAEMGVAVKEDGITVGVFSPKKTPHLVNLNEDPNLSECLLYYIKEGLTRLGTHEANVPQDIQLSGSHILKEHCTFENKNSTVTLLPHKDAIIYVNGRKLVEPEVLKTGSRVILGKNHVFRFTNPEQARELRDKIETENEAENEVEKTDTQQVDWNFAQCELLEKQGIDLKAEMKKRLDNLEEQYKREKLQADQQFEEQRKTYEARIDALQKQVEEQSMTMSMYSSYSPEDFHQEEDVYNNPMYESCWTAREAGLAAWAFRKWRYHQFTSLRDDLWGNAIFLKEANAISVELKKKVQFQFTLLTDTLYSPLPPELASTVAPLHQEDEFGAPPVSKTLVAVEVTDTKNGATHHWSLEKLRQRLELMREMYHNEAEMSPTSPDYNVESLTGGDPFYDRFPWFRMVGRSFIYLSNLLYPVPLVHKVAIVNERGDVRGYLRIAVQPVLDEESIDFNNGVKQSARLVFNEDDAKPKYRALNEKDDVQRYIDNGGLDSKLEELEDVDSGRGIDSNSASECHENSEEPGEHLQVGKEFTFRVTVLQATGIGAEYADIFCQFNFLHRHEEAFSTEPVKNSASGAPLGFYHVQNITVPVTKSFIEYLKTQPIMFKIFGHYQTHPLHKDAKQDFVSRPPPRRMLPPSIPISQPVRSPKFGPLPCAPTSTVLAKHDVLVWFEICELAPNGEYVPSVVEHSDDLPCRGLFLLHQGIQRRIRITIVHEPTTEVKWKDINELVVGRIRNTPESSDEQDEDACVLSLGLFPGEALEVPGDDRSFYRFEAAWDSSLHNSALLNRVSQGGETIYITLSAYLELENCARPAIITKDLSMVIYGRDARTGPRSLKHLFSGQYRNPEANRLTGVYELALRRASEAGSPGVQRRQRRVLDTSSTYVRGEENLHGWRPRGDSLIFDHQWELEKLTRLEEVGRMRHLLLLRERLGMDTNPNPTTKTEKDVCNLAARAATSPVHMVIPQSPQTPVKDPQQIIPEREYNQREQDLMLKCLKLVQGRYTKSEANDTQTQSDVSPSDEGCADMTVSCISSNSMENNKFVIRRRLCSPDRADAPNGWEAPAPATQPALPLRLYVPELEEIRVSPVVARKGLLNVLEHGGSGWKKRWVIVRRPYVFIYRSEKDPVERAVLNLATAHVECSEDQAAMVKIPNTFSVVTKHRGYLLQTLGDKEVHDWLYAINPLLAGQIKSRLARRTLEPASQTASQIQATNAANANSASK